One Jeotgalibaca porci genomic region harbors:
- a CDS encoding MgtC/SapB family protein, with product MYDLDYTEIALRLLVSANLGLAVGIERERKNQSAGIRTNIIVCVSACILTIIQVEISFSIIRLVLDNPDLQGIISTDFSRIVAQIVSGIGFLGAGSIITTQIDKVSGLTTAATIWAVAGLGIAAGYGYYFLAIISTLILVAVLYLLKKITKPGDKYILDIKLTSRTQIEEIRTLFNKYNLRTTDEDFAMIRENGEPVYNFIFTIYLPNRTEPSELISEFLEIGDSIVGISFRD from the coding sequence ATGTATGATTTAGATTACACAGAAATTGCCTTACGACTATTGGTTTCTGCTAATTTGGGACTCGCAGTTGGTATTGAGCGTGAACGAAAAAACCAATCAGCGGGAATCCGAACCAATATTATCGTTTGTGTATCGGCGTGCATATTAACCATTATTCAAGTCGAAATTTCATTCTCAATAATAAGATTGGTATTAGACAATCCTGACTTACAAGGAATTATCTCAACGGACTTTTCCCGAATCGTGGCTCAAATCGTCAGTGGAATCGGATTTTTGGGTGCCGGGTCAATCATCACCACTCAAATTGATAAAGTCTCAGGATTGACTACAGCAGCCACAATTTGGGCTGTAGCAGGCTTAGGAATTGCGGCGGGATATGGATATTATTTCCTCGCTATCATTTCTACACTTATTTTAGTTGCGGTGTTATATTTATTGAAAAAAATCACGAAACCCGGTGATAAATATATCCTGGACATAAAATTAACCAGCCGTACCCAAATTGAAGAAATTAGAACACTTTTTAATAAATATAATTTGAGAACCACTGATGAAGACTTCGCCATGATTCGCGAGAATGGCGAGCCTGTCTATAATTTTATTTTTACCATCTATCTTCCGAATCGTACCGAACCAAGTGAATTAATAAGTGAATTCCTAGAAATTGGCGATTCTATCGTTGGTATTTCGTTCAGAGATTAA
- a CDS encoding AzlC family ABC transporter permease: MKKEDWLSGIRTIFPVSISYIPLGLACGIVLQQSGFNALAVFFTSVLIYGGASQFLIASMVLSGLAAFEIITMVFFINLRHLLMSSTFAKRLSKESPLFTMLFAHIITDESFAVNTLKFRLDSNWTTEKGMAASITAWLTWVFSTVAGSLLGNTFTVSTVVMNYVLTAMFIFLLVSQMENKLLVWVGLFGLVVAVLMKLMMPGGIAILVASIISSLFGVTLETYMGKKGGAVHES; the protein is encoded by the coding sequence GTGAAAAAAGAGGATTGGCTATCAGGAATACGAACCATTTTTCCTGTTAGTATCAGCTATATTCCATTGGGATTGGCTTGCGGAATTGTTTTACAACAATCTGGGTTTAATGCATTAGCTGTGTTCTTTACAAGTGTCTTAATATATGGCGGTGCCTCTCAATTTCTAATCGCATCGATGGTGCTGAGTGGGCTTGCAGCTTTTGAAATTATAACGATGGTCTTTTTTATTAATTTGCGTCATTTATTAATGAGTTCTACGTTTGCAAAAAGGCTTAGTAAGGAATCGCCTCTATTTACGATGCTCTTTGCTCATATCATTACGGATGAGTCATTTGCAGTTAATACGTTGAAATTCCGATTGGATTCGAACTGGACTACCGAAAAAGGGATGGCCGCGAGCATAACTGCTTGGTTGACATGGGTTTTCAGCACAGTCGCAGGATCGCTATTAGGCAATACCTTTACCGTATCCACTGTCGTGATGAACTACGTTTTAACAGCGATGTTCATTTTCTTGCTTGTCTCACAAATGGAAAATAAGTTACTAGTTTGGGTAGGGCTCTTTGGATTAGTAGTGGCAGTTTTGATGAAATTAATGATGCCAGGCGGGATTGCTATTTTGGTGGCATCGATTATTTCGTCATTGTTTGGTGTAACTTTAGAAACGTACATGGGTAAAAAAGGAGGCGCTGTACATGAGTCGTGA
- a CDS encoding pyrimidine-nucleoside phosphorylase: MRMVDLIVKKQQGKELTKEEINFIISGFTNGTIPDYQMSAFAMAVYFQDMTDNERMEMTMAMAESGDQIDLSAIEGIKVDKHSTGGVGDTTTLVLAPLVASAGVPVAKMSGRGLGHTGGTIDKLESVPGFHVEISEEKFMELVNKNKVAVVGQSGDLTPADKKIYALRDVTGTVNSLPLIASSIMSKKIASGADAIVLDVKVGAGAFMKTPEDAEKLARAMVSIGNLAGRKTMAIISDMSQPLGRAVGNTLEVEEAIETLKGNGPKDLEELCLVLGAQMVYLGGGAESLEDAKALLKEKLTNGEALEQFKIFLEAQDGNPNVVEDYSLMPQASITKDVKATESGYITEITADDIGVAAMKLGAGRETQESVIDLAAGLMLHKKVDDYVEKGDVIVTLYANFEDTAEAEKMIQQAYHYGKEKVEPVLIHKVITE, translated from the coding sequence ATGCGCATGGTTGACTTAATTGTTAAGAAGCAGCAAGGAAAAGAATTAACGAAAGAAGAAATTAATTTCATCATTTCAGGCTTTACAAATGGTACTATTCCGGATTATCAGATGAGCGCTTTTGCAATGGCTGTTTATTTCCAAGATATGACCGATAACGAACGGATGGAAATGACAATGGCCATGGCTGAATCTGGCGACCAAATTGATTTGTCTGCAATTGAAGGTATTAAAGTAGACAAGCATTCAACTGGGGGAGTAGGCGATACAACAACGCTTGTATTGGCGCCTCTTGTAGCAAGTGCAGGCGTTCCGGTTGCAAAAATGAGCGGGCGTGGTCTAGGACATACAGGTGGTACCATCGATAAATTAGAATCTGTACCAGGCTTCCACGTAGAGATCTCAGAAGAAAAGTTCATGGAATTAGTTAATAAAAATAAAGTAGCGGTCGTGGGTCAATCAGGTGATCTAACGCCAGCGGACAAAAAAATCTACGCACTACGTGACGTAACAGGAACAGTAAACTCCTTGCCGTTGATTGCAAGCTCGATTATGAGTAAAAAAATTGCTTCGGGAGCAGATGCAATCGTACTGGACGTTAAAGTTGGAGCAGGCGCATTTATGAAAACACCTGAAGATGCTGAGAAACTAGCGCGCGCAATGGTTTCTATCGGAAATTTAGCGGGTAGAAAAACAATGGCGATTATCTCGGATATGAGCCAACCACTTGGCCGTGCAGTAGGAAATACCTTAGAAGTTGAAGAAGCGATTGAGACGTTGAAAGGCAACGGACCAAAGGATTTAGAAGAGCTTTGCTTGGTACTTGGTGCTCAAATGGTTTACCTAGGCGGCGGGGCAGAAAGTTTAGAAGATGCCAAAGCACTGTTGAAAGAAAAATTAACGAACGGAGAAGCATTGGAGCAGTTCAAGATTTTCTTGGAAGCACAAGATGGGAATCCAAACGTAGTAGAAGACTATTCATTGATGCCACAGGCAAGCATTACTAAAGATGTTAAAGCAACTGAATCAGGCTACATTACGGAAATTACCGCTGATGATATTGGTGTGGCTGCAATGAAACTTGGAGCAGGACGTGAAACGCAAGAGTCGGTCATTGATTTAGCTGCTGGATTAATGCTTCATAAAAAAGTAGATGACTATGTTGAAAAAGGCGATGTGATCGTGACGCTTTATGCGAACTTTGAAGATACTGCGGAAGCAGAGAAAATGATTCAACAAGCATATCACTACGGAAAAGAAAAAGTAGAACCAGTTCTAATCCATAAAGTTATAACTGAATAG
- a CDS encoding AzlD domain-containing protein yields the protein MSRDIVIIILGSALVTYLPRYLPILLFKDAELPLWFQKWMGYLPISIFAALIATDIFFWEENLNLNILENAKLLPSVVTIFIAYKTKSMIYSIVAGVLSIAILIWVL from the coding sequence ATGAGTCGTGATATCGTAATTATCATTCTCGGGTCTGCCTTAGTAACGTATCTCCCACGTTATTTACCAATCCTGTTGTTTAAGGATGCGGAATTGCCACTGTGGTTCCAAAAATGGATGGGCTATTTACCGATATCGATTTTTGCAGCACTTATTGCAACCGATATTTTCTTCTGGGAAGAGAACTTAAATTTAAACATTCTCGAAAATGCGAAATTATTGCCGTCAGTAGTTACTATTTTTATCGCCTATAAAACAAAAAGTATGATTTATTCCATTGTCGCCGGTGTTCTCTCGATTGCTATACTCATTTGGGTACTATGA
- the fni gene encoding type 2 isopentenyl-diphosphate Delta-isomerase has product MNIDSQRKDDHVDLAEKQYNAASQSDFQKVRFVHHSFPQIKTQDVSLASHMLGHDMPLPFYINGMTGGSKKTAVINRNLAEVAKELGLVMASGSISAAIKHPDLADSFKVIREVNPNGFVLANLGAHHTVENAKRAVDILEANAMQIHINAPQELVMPEGDRDFTMWLNQIEQIVAHVGVPVMIKEVGFGMSLETMQQLKNVGVKWIDVSGRGGTNFAAIENARRTTFSYDDLENWGQSTVISLLEAQQLENDVHILASGGVKTPYDIIKALSLGAEAVGLSGQFLHMVVNEGPEKTIETVQGWKEKMTAIMTLLGKRNVAELKQTDLIFHRDIIDWCEMRGIDYRSFGKRSK; this is encoded by the coding sequence ATGAATATAGATTCTCAACGAAAGGATGATCACGTTGATTTGGCTGAGAAGCAATATAATGCAGCCAGTCAATCTGACTTTCAAAAAGTACGGTTTGTTCATCATTCCTTTCCACAAATAAAAACGCAAGACGTTTCACTTGCTTCACATATGTTAGGCCACGATATGCCCCTACCCTTTTACATCAACGGGATGACGGGTGGTAGCAAAAAAACGGCCGTGATTAATAGAAACTTAGCGGAAGTCGCAAAGGAATTGGGCTTAGTAATGGCATCGGGTTCTATCAGTGCTGCCATTAAACATCCTGATTTAGCAGACAGTTTTAAAGTTATTCGTGAGGTTAATCCAAACGGCTTTGTACTCGCGAATTTGGGTGCACATCATACCGTTGAAAATGCCAAACGTGCAGTTGATATTCTCGAAGCCAACGCGATGCAAATTCACATTAATGCGCCGCAAGAGTTGGTAATGCCTGAGGGAGACCGCGACTTTACGATGTGGTTAAATCAGATTGAACAAATTGTAGCGCATGTCGGAGTGCCGGTTATGATTAAAGAAGTTGGATTTGGTATGAGTTTAGAAACCATGCAACAACTTAAAAATGTCGGTGTTAAGTGGATTGACGTTTCGGGTCGTGGGGGTACAAATTTTGCGGCCATTGAAAATGCCCGTCGTACAACCTTCTCTTACGATGATCTGGAGAACTGGGGACAATCAACGGTTATTTCCTTATTGGAAGCACAACAGTTGGAAAATGACGTGCATATTCTTGCCTCTGGTGGTGTAAAGACACCTTACGATATCATCAAAGCACTGAGTTTGGGTGCAGAAGCAGTCGGGCTATCGGGCCAATTCTTACATATGGTTGTGAACGAAGGTCCAGAGAAAACGATTGAAACTGTTCAAGGTTGGAAAGAAAAAATGACTGCAATTATGACCTTACTCGGTAAGCGTAATGTTGCTGAACTTAAGCAAACCGACCTCATTTTCCACCGTGATATTATTGACTGGTGCGAAATGCGTGGGATTGATTACCGTAGTTTTGGAAAACGATCTAAATAA